In the genome of Natronocella acetinitrilica, one region contains:
- a CDS encoding sigma-70 family RNA polymerase sigma factor: protein MNNKAVTPSNNDPVAAGAAPRHESLDSEALYSQQVRNIDVLSREEQLALVRRAQGGDAAAREAFLEANLRLVMKVARDYSHTPLPYMDLVSEGNFGLMRAAELFDPEAGFAFSTYAVSWIRYRIERALQRQSLTVHVPCTTARQVAKANNTRRRLQGGTDGPVKTADVAAAMGVDAGQAEHLLAISECMSSLDVPLGEGSAERVVDAIADQGADVLFELDSADQRRVAEIALAGLDDRTRTAVVYRFGLGGGDPMTLAEIADVIGVTRERVRQMVAAALPLMAQRLVEAGIEPEDVLCA from the coding sequence ATGAACAACAAGGCTGTTACGCCGAGCAACAATGACCCGGTTGCTGCCGGGGCTGCGCCCCGTCACGAGAGCCTCGATAGCGAGGCGCTCTACAGTCAGCAGGTCCGCAACATCGATGTCCTCTCCCGGGAGGAGCAGCTTGCGCTTGTGCGCCGCGCGCAAGGTGGCGATGCGGCCGCCCGCGAGGCGTTCCTCGAGGCGAACCTGCGCCTGGTCATGAAGGTTGCCAGGGACTACAGCCACACGCCGCTGCCCTACATGGACCTGGTCTCCGAGGGGAATTTCGGGTTGATGCGCGCCGCTGAGCTCTTCGATCCCGAGGCGGGCTTCGCCTTCTCGACCTACGCGGTCTCCTGGATTCGCTACCGGATCGAGCGCGCGCTCCAGCGCCAGTCGCTCACCGTGCACGTGCCGTGCACCACGGCGCGCCAGGTGGCCAAGGCGAACAACACCCGCCGTCGACTCCAGGGCGGCACTGATGGCCCGGTGAAGACCGCCGACGTGGCGGCCGCGATGGGGGTCGATGCCGGCCAGGCCGAACACCTGCTCGCGATCTCCGAGTGCATGTCCTCGCTTGACGTGCCCCTGGGTGAGGGGTCCGCCGAGCGGGTGGTGGATGCCATTGCGGATCAGGGCGCCGATGTGCTCTTCGAGCTCGACAGTGCCGATCAGCGTCGGGTCGCCGAGATCGCGCTCGCCGGGCTTGATGATCGCACGCGAACAGCCGTGGTCTATCGCTTTGGCCTCGGCGGTGGCGATCCGATGACGCTTGCCGAGATCGCCGATGTCATCGGCGTGACCCGCGAGCGGGTCCGGCAGATGGTGGCAGCAGCACTGCCGCTGATGGCGCAACGCCTGGTCGAGGCCGGCATCGAGCCCGAGGATGTGCTCTGCGCCTAA
- a CDS encoding sigma-70 family RNA polymerase sigma factor has protein sequence MGASINSVIHAYRQDFEALAESSNDPTVTALRGLLRFFREWIEPFSHHDVPAEDLVQEAWLAVMEALRGYDESKGSLAGYARAFVRRALNDYVNANQEVVRIAETRAQRKVLNNIRKLCPDLARLSGADAERVARYLGVSPGDVWHVVRMLRSTRQQIAEEPDADTPGAVAVLACPAGGPEACLERETQRRDRRAFLTRCLAALSAREREVVQLRWLCPRAEPREGIALRLGVSAERVRQIESAAISRLQAMAA, from the coding sequence TTGGGCGCGTCCATCAATAGTGTCATCCATGCCTATCGGCAGGACTTCGAGGCGCTCGCCGAGAGCAGCAACGACCCCACGGTGACTGCCCTGCGCGGCCTGTTGCGCTTCTTCCGGGAGTGGATCGAGCCCTTTTCCCATCACGACGTGCCCGCCGAGGACCTGGTGCAGGAGGCCTGGCTTGCCGTCATGGAGGCGCTGCGCGGCTATGACGAGAGCAAGGGCAGTCTGGCGGGCTATGCCAGGGCCTTTGTGCGCCGGGCGCTCAATGACTATGTGAACGCCAACCAGGAGGTCGTGCGGATCGCCGAGACCCGTGCGCAGCGCAAGGTGCTGAACAACATTCGCAAGCTCTGCCCGGATCTCGCCCGCCTCTCCGGGGCCGACGCCGAGCGCGTCGCCCGCTACCTTGGCGTGTCGCCAGGCGATGTCTGGCATGTCGTGCGGATGCTGCGCTCGACCAGACAGCAGATCGCCGAGGAGCCCGATGCCGACACCCCGGGCGCCGTGGCCGTGCTTGCCTGCCCCGCCGGCGGGCCCGAGGCGTGCCTTGAGCGGGAGACGCAGCGCCGTGACCGCAGGGCCTTTCTCACCCGCTGCCTTGCAGCGCTCTCGGCGCGGGAGCGTGAGGTGGTGCAGCTGCGCTGGCTCTGCCCGCGCGCCGAGCCCCGGGAGGGTATCGCGCTTCGTCTTGGGGTGAGTGCCGAGCGGGTGCGCCAGATCGAGAGCGCGGCGATCAGCCGGCTTCAGGCCATGGCGGCCTGA
- a CDS encoding recombination-associated protein RdgC: MSWLKNLSVYQFDGAGVSADVLAEGLAEHPFAPCAPTEAERSGWVAPLGGEGQLVHELQAAMLFSLQTEKKVVPAGVIRERMNELVREIQEQQPGRKIDKSLKEDLQQRILDELLPRAFPQISRMRGYIDTRLGLLLVETTSANKADAFVEQLRGALRKTEHNLSFVRFNHEPREIISNWMRNNDLPEAFEAGMKCVLKDGDGTGSINYKGQELNNDEQLRQYLADYKYISELELSHQDNVTFTLTEKMVLKGIKPIGLVSDNIKAIDHDDEISRQDAEFALHIGAVRELFPALALAFGGEVRNQAAGD; the protein is encoded by the coding sequence ATGAGCTGGCTGAAGAACCTGTCCGTCTATCAGTTTGACGGCGCTGGCGTGAGCGCCGACGTCCTGGCCGAGGGCCTTGCCGAACACCCGTTTGCCCCTTGTGCGCCGACCGAGGCCGAGCGCTCGGGCTGGGTCGCGCCGCTTGGCGGGGAGGGGCAGTTGGTTCATGAGCTTCAGGCCGCGATGCTCTTCTCCCTGCAGACCGAGAAGAAGGTGGTGCCGGCTGGCGTGATCCGCGAGCGGATGAACGAGCTGGTGCGCGAGATCCAGGAGCAGCAGCCCGGGCGCAAGATCGACAAGAGCCTGAAGGAGGATCTCCAGCAGCGGATTCTCGACGAACTGCTGCCGCGGGCCTTCCCCCAGATAAGCCGCATGCGCGGCTACATCGACACGCGCCTTGGGCTGCTGCTGGTCGAGACCACCAGCGCCAACAAGGCCGATGCCTTCGTCGAGCAGCTGCGCGGTGCGCTGCGCAAGACCGAACACAATCTTTCATTCGTGCGCTTCAACCACGAACCCCGGGAGATCATCTCCAACTGGATGCGCAACAACGACCTGCCCGAGGCGTTCGAGGCCGGCATGAAGTGCGTGCTGAAGGACGGCGATGGGACCGGCAGCATCAACTACAAGGGCCAGGAGCTCAACAACGACGAGCAGCTGCGGCAGTACCTGGCCGACTACAAGTACATCAGCGAGCTTGAGCTGAGCCACCAGGACAACGTGACCTTCACCCTGACCGAGAAAATGGTCCTGAAGGGCATCAAGCCGATCGGCCTGGTCAGCGACAACATCAAGGCGATCGATCACGACGACGAGATCAGTCGCCAGGACGCCGAGTTCGCGCTGCATATCGGTGCGGTGCGCGAGCTCTTCCCGGCGCTCGCGCTCGCCTTCGGTGGCGAGGTGCGAAACCAGGCTGCGGGTGACTGA
- a CDS encoding HNH/ENDO VII family nuclease gives MMPRILTALTLSLALASATALAGGADVEPQFYQPDMSEQLVNALNNVEWQTRRLERRVERTPLEERKAWVRAANGLASERLPAAHLEQLERWVERWSAQIYPSLAGRFDREAAVDAARIYQHHDLIEHERINIGESTFAERESLHRLIVKEGAPNPDLAGTLGRSIERMRLGEAPIGRDGKPLELCRISRFENAAYLEMTSSEAHLLTRELAAFETLDSACLRGETQSRYWQSRRGDFVGPRGHHRRPD, from the coding sequence ATGATGCCCCGAATCCTGACCGCCCTGACACTGAGCCTCGCCCTTGCCAGCGCCACCGCTCTTGCCGGTGGCGCCGATGTCGAGCCGCAGTTCTATCAGCCCGACATGTCAGAGCAACTCGTCAATGCACTGAACAATGTGGAGTGGCAGACCAGGCGCCTCGAGCGCCGCGTCGAGCGAACGCCCCTTGAGGAGCGCAAGGCCTGGGTGCGCGCCGCGAATGGCCTCGCTTCCGAGCGCCTGCCCGCCGCCCACCTCGAGCAGCTCGAGCGCTGGGTCGAGCGCTGGAGTGCGCAGATCTACCCAAGCCTCGCCGGGCGTTTTGATCGGGAGGCGGCAGTCGATGCGGCCCGCATCTACCAGCACCACGACCTGATCGAGCATGAGCGGATCAATATCGGCGAGAGCACCTTCGCAGAGCGCGAGAGCCTGCACCGGCTGATCGTCAAGGAAGGCGCACCGAATCCCGATCTCGCGGGCACCCTTGGCCGGAGCATTGAGCGCATGCGCCTTGGCGAGGCGCCGATCGGGCGCGACGGCAAGCCACTCGAGCTCTGCCGGATCAGCCGCTTTGAAAACGCGGCCTACCTCGAGATGACGAGCAGCGAGGCGCACCTCCTGACCCGCGAGCTGGCCGCGTTCGAGACACTTGATAGCGCCTGTCTGCGCGGCGAGACGCAGTCCCGGTACTGGCAGAGCCGCCGCGGCGACTTCGTCGGCCCCCGCGGACACCACCGCCGACCGGACTGA
- the tmk gene encoding dTMP kinase, protein MSEPTESDMVREGMLIVADGGEGAGKTTAMNALEAALRAEGHTVVRTREPGGTALAEEIRGLALSIRDEVLDPQAELLLMFASRAQHVANVIRPALARGAVVLCDRFTSSTFAYQGAGRGLSRERIALLAEHFQGGVTPALTVVFDIDPAIGMARARGRGALDRLESERMDFFERVRADYLRQASEDPARHLVVDASRSPERVAAAVIEPVLERCAPLLARRVERAVATSEGPA, encoded by the coding sequence ATGAGCGAACCAACGGAGAGCGACATGGTGAGAGAAGGCATGCTGATTGTGGCCGATGGCGGCGAGGGCGCGGGCAAGACCACCGCGATGAACGCACTCGAGGCGGCGCTGCGTGCCGAGGGGCACACGGTGGTGCGCACCCGGGAGCCCGGCGGCACGGCGCTTGCCGAGGAGATTCGCGGCCTTGCGCTGTCGATCCGTGACGAGGTGCTCGACCCCCAGGCCGAGCTCCTGCTCATGTTCGCCTCCCGCGCGCAGCATGTGGCGAACGTCATTCGCCCGGCGCTGGCCCGGGGTGCGGTGGTGCTGTGTGATCGCTTCACGAGCTCGACCTTTGCCTACCAGGGGGCCGGGCGCGGCCTCTCGCGGGAGCGGATTGCGCTGCTCGCCGAGCACTTCCAGGGGGGTGTCACGCCGGCGCTGACGGTGGTCTTCGACATCGACCCGGCGATCGGCATGGCGCGGGCGCGCGGGCGTGGCGCACTCGATCGGCTTGAGTCCGAGCGCATGGACTTCTTCGAGCGGGTACGCGCCGACTACCTGCGCCAGGCGAGCGAGGATCCCGCACGCCACCTGGTGGTGGACGCCTCGCGCTCGCCCGAGCGGGTCGCGGCGGCGGTGATCGAGCCTGTGCTCGAGCGCTGCGCGCCACTCCTCGCCCGCCGCGTCGAGCGCGCTGTCGCCACCAGCGAGGGGCCGGCATGA
- a CDS encoding RecQ family ATP-dependent DNA helicase has translation MMAKGPRPVQVLRDVFGYQHFRGAQADVIEPVMAGRDVLALMRTGGGKSLCYQVPALALPGTAIVVSPLISLMKDQVDRLQALGVPAQALHSGLAPEEALSAIQGLQRGAFKLFYVAPERLLRADFRRLMGSLDISFVAVDEAHCVSMWGHDFRTAYTRLAEAFAEIESHRGSRLPRIALTATATPVVRADIVSELRMQDPAEITSSFARENLRLSFKAVADKDAALDELLARHAEEPTLVYASTVRAVEEIYERLSKTRDDAARYHGRLPSAIKHREQERFLLNDARLMIATTAFGMGIDKPDIRNVIHYQMPGTIESYYQEAGRAGRDDAPAVSYVLYTRRDRRLHEFFIDAAYPRAEVVESVRQTIAAITDDLPVAVTFRELADMSAEPMQPAHAESALRILADQGAVELEGYTAGQGSSVVLGERERAVSLDHLAERRRLAFDNLAAMERLATTSLCRTRNILRHFGEEPAREECGNCDRCLARDLSRNRLHGDIDTPAFLAAYRLVRDNRERLSRGRLGELLCGHRDARTRRQGLDAHPDFAALAHYSESDMRHLLNRLEREGFLSPGSSESPRLCLTDKAHAAAAAIEAAPDEPSSGRANAPARPKAPSAGRSVALRDAILELRARLARQADKPELMVLPNALVERLASAEPTEEQALLAAGLSAARIRLFGADLLRLVREHQSAKAVRVQADDGPGGLF, from the coding sequence ATGATGGCGAAGGGTCCACGGCCAGTGCAGGTGCTGCGCGATGTGTTTGGCTACCAGCACTTCCGCGGCGCCCAGGCCGATGTGATCGAGCCGGTGATGGCCGGGCGTGATGTGCTCGCGCTGATGCGCACCGGTGGCGGCAAGTCGCTCTGCTACCAGGTTCCAGCGCTCGCCCTGCCCGGCACGGCGATCGTGGTCTCACCGCTGATCTCGCTCATGAAGGACCAGGTGGACCGGCTCCAGGCGCTCGGCGTCCCTGCCCAGGCGCTGCACTCCGGGCTCGCGCCGGAGGAGGCGCTCTCGGCGATCCAGGGTCTTCAGCGCGGCGCGTTCAAGCTTTTCTATGTCGCACCCGAGAGGCTGCTCCGCGCGGATTTCCGCCGCCTCATGGGCAGTCTCGATATCAGCTTTGTCGCCGTCGACGAGGCGCACTGCGTCTCCATGTGGGGGCATGACTTTCGCACCGCCTACACACGCCTCGCCGAGGCGTTTGCGGAGATCGAGTCCCATCGCGGCAGCCGCCTGCCGCGCATCGCGCTGACCGCAACGGCAACGCCGGTGGTGAGAGCCGACATCGTCTCCGAGCTTCGCATGCAGGATCCCGCCGAGATCACCAGCAGCTTTGCCCGGGAGAATCTTCGCCTCTCCTTCAAGGCGGTTGCCGACAAGGACGCCGCCCTCGATGAGCTCCTCGCACGACACGCCGAGGAGCCGACCCTGGTTTACGCCTCGACCGTGCGTGCCGTCGAGGAGATCTACGAGCGGCTGTCGAAGACGCGCGATGATGCGGCGCGCTACCACGGCCGCCTCCCCTCGGCGATCAAGCACCGCGAGCAGGAGCGCTTTCTCCTGAACGACGCACGGCTCATGATCGCCACCACGGCCTTTGGCATGGGTATCGACAAGCCCGATATCCGCAACGTCATCCACTACCAGATGCCCGGCACCATCGAGTCCTACTACCAGGAGGCCGGTCGCGCCGGGCGCGATGACGCGCCCGCGGTCTCCTACGTGCTCTACACCAGGCGCGACCGCCGCCTGCACGAGTTCTTCATCGATGCCGCCTACCCCAGGGCGGAGGTGGTGGAGTCGGTGCGCCAGACGATTGCCGCGATCACCGACGACCTGCCGGTGGCGGTCACCTTCCGGGAGCTCGCCGACATGTCGGCCGAGCCCATGCAGCCTGCCCACGCCGAGTCGGCGCTGCGCATCCTCGCCGACCAGGGCGCGGTCGAGCTCGAGGGCTATACGGCAGGCCAGGGCAGCAGCGTGGTGCTGGGGGAGCGCGAGCGCGCGGTCTCCCTCGACCATCTGGCCGAGCGTCGCCGCCTGGCCTTCGACAACCTGGCTGCCATGGAGCGCCTGGCCACCACCTCGCTCTGCCGCACCCGCAACATCCTGCGCCACTTCGGCGAGGAGCCGGCGCGCGAGGAGTGCGGCAACTGCGATCGCTGCCTGGCGCGGGATCTCTCGCGTAACCGCCTGCACGGGGATATCGACACGCCCGCCTTCCTCGCCGCCTACCGCCTGGTGCGGGACAACCGCGAGCGCCTGAGCCGTGGCCGTCTTGGCGAGCTGCTCTGCGGCCACCGCGATGCCCGCACCCGCCGCCAGGGGCTCGATGCGCATCCGGACTTCGCCGCTCTCGCCCACTACAGCGAGAGCGACATGCGCCACCTCCTCAATCGCCTGGAGCGCGAGGGGTTTCTCTCCCCCGGCTCCTCGGAGAGCCCGCGACTTTGCCTGACGGACAAGGCCCATGCGGCCGCGGCAGCCATTGAGGCGGCGCCCGATGAGCCGAGCTCCGGTCGTGCCAACGCCCCGGCGCGCCCGAAGGCGCCCTCGGCAGGCAGGAGTGTCGCCCTGCGCGACGCCATCCTCGAGCTTCGCGCGAGACTCGCCCGTCAGGCCGACAAGCCCGAGCTGATGGTGCTGCCAAACGCCCTGGTCGAGCGCCTCGCGAGTGCCGAGCCGACAGAGGAGCAGGCCCTGCTGGCCGCCGGCCTCAGTGCGGCGCGCATTCGCCTTTTTGGTGCGGATCTGCTTCGCCTGGTGCGCGAACACCAGAGCGCAAAGGCCGTTCGGGTCCAGGCCGATGATGGCCCCGGGGGGCTTTTCTGA
- the recD2 gene encoding SF1B family DNA helicase RecD2, with the protein MAAGGEARDLRIDGVVLRAFAGPGFSLLRLKAFGREALPAAAVDRDGVVAVYCPTGVIEAPGGADAIQAGQRLTVRGALHRHPQKGLQLRAARAYPTPKRQHTREILRSSFFPGISREVAERLWKAFGYKVFEAIETRPADVASVAGLEPRKMAYIADDLARFRDVEDDYFFLGEHGLDARHRDHVVQVFGARTRPHLSASPFDVLGVSGCPWSSADALAQSLGVAADSDQRIAQALEHAFRKGADAGHTALPERGLLRKLEAELSLPPARIRDVLEEAIGAGELCRVQDSEARSLFAAPHAAKVEQGIALHLARLARAPAPRDRFVPGPEDHFLSGEQRAAVNLSLQQKVAVMTGGPGVGKTTVLRSMLNQSERAFPGLRIALAAPTGKAAQRMNESTGREARTIHSLLEYCPEAGFRRHAGNPLEVDVLAVDEFSMVDAELCYRLLEALPDHARLILVGDRDQLPSVSAGAVLADLIGSGVVPVAALTQVQRQGLDSQIVANAHRVNRGEMPLVGEHGGDFHWIHAEDDQRIARYCEETLTRTLIGEHGMALADCQVITPQKRTPAGVDALNLRLRDQVNPRRQGQWFRHYRTEFRVGDRIMQTRNDKRLGIANGDIGRIVTVAGGGRQVVASFHGRDLALSAPDFDTMRLAYAITTHKSQGSEYQGVVFAVSGSHVNMLTPRLVYTAMTRAKGQLYMVGDMNALRRGLANDRSFHRMTGLQAQLQRAFADIERCPEMLAATQAALSETQTGTAAAAPPREGGRAGPALSVDPSLLAEASAALDI; encoded by the coding sequence ATGGCTGCTGGCGGCGAAGCGCGCGATCTGCGCATTGATGGGGTGGTGCTGCGCGCCTTCGCGGGCCCGGGCTTCTCGCTGTTGCGCCTGAAGGCCTTCGGGCGCGAGGCGTTGCCGGCGGCGGCGGTCGATCGCGATGGCGTGGTGGCGGTCTACTGCCCGACCGGTGTGATCGAGGCGCCTGGTGGCGCCGATGCCATCCAGGCCGGGCAGCGACTGACCGTGCGTGGCGCCCTCCACCGCCACCCGCAAAAGGGCCTGCAGCTTCGCGCCGCGCGCGCCTACCCGACCCCGAAGCGCCAGCACACCCGCGAGATCCTGCGCTCGAGCTTCTTCCCGGGCATCAGCCGGGAGGTCGCCGAGCGGCTCTGGAAGGCCTTTGGCTACAAGGTCTTCGAGGCGATCGAGACCCGCCCCGCCGATGTCGCCTCGGTGGCAGGTCTTGAGCCACGCAAGATGGCCTATATCGCGGATGACCTGGCCCGCTTTCGTGACGTCGAGGACGACTACTTCTTTCTTGGCGAGCACGGCCTTGACGCGCGCCACCGTGATCATGTGGTGCAGGTCTTTGGCGCGCGCACCCGCCCACACCTCTCGGCGAGCCCCTTTGATGTCCTTGGCGTCTCCGGCTGCCCCTGGTCGAGCGCCGACGCCCTTGCCCAGAGCCTGGGCGTGGCCGCGGACTCCGATCAGCGCATCGCCCAGGCCCTGGAGCACGCCTTTCGCAAGGGGGCTGACGCCGGACACACCGCACTGCCCGAGCGCGGCCTGCTGCGCAAGCTCGAGGCCGAGCTCTCGCTGCCGCCGGCGCGCATCCGCGATGTGCTCGAGGAGGCGATTGGTGCCGGCGAGCTTTGCCGCGTCCAGGACAGTGAGGCGCGCAGTCTCTTCGCCGCGCCGCACGCAGCCAAGGTCGAGCAGGGTATCGCCCTCCACCTCGCCCGCCTGGCGCGGGCGCCAGCACCGCGGGATCGCTTCGTCCCCGGGCCCGAGGATCACTTTCTCTCCGGCGAGCAGCGCGCCGCTGTAAATCTCTCCCTCCAGCAGAAGGTCGCGGTGATGACCGGTGGCCCAGGTGTTGGAAAGACCACGGTGCTGCGCTCCATGCTGAATCAGTCAGAGCGCGCCTTCCCCGGCCTTCGCATCGCGCTCGCAGCACCCACGGGCAAGGCCGCGCAGCGCATGAACGAGTCGACCGGGCGGGAGGCGCGGACGATCCACTCGCTCCTCGAGTACTGCCCCGAGGCGGGCTTTCGCCGCCACGCGGGCAACCCGCTTGAGGTCGATGTGCTCGCCGTGGACGAGTTCTCCATGGTCGACGCCGAGCTCTGCTACCGCCTGCTCGAGGCGCTGCCCGATCACGCCAGGCTGATCCTGGTTGGTGACCGCGACCAGCTGCCCTCGGTCTCCGCGGGTGCGGTGCTTGCCGATCTGATCGGCTCAGGGGTGGTGCCGGTTGCCGCACTGACCCAGGTGCAGCGCCAGGGCCTCGACAGCCAGATTGTTGCCAACGCCCATCGCGTGAACCGCGGCGAGATGCCGCTTGTCGGCGAGCACGGTGGCGACTTTCACTGGATCCACGCCGAGGACGATCAGCGCATCGCCCGCTACTGCGAGGAGACACTCACCCGGACGCTGATCGGCGAGCACGGCATGGCGCTTGCCGACTGCCAGGTGATCACGCCCCAGAAGCGCACCCCCGCCGGCGTCGATGCGCTGAACCTGCGGCTGCGCGACCAGGTGAACCCCCGCCGCCAGGGCCAGTGGTTCCGTCACTACCGGACCGAGTTCCGGGTCGGGGACCGCATCATGCAGACGCGTAACGACAAGCGCCTTGGTATCGCCAACGGGGATATCGGGCGGATCGTCACGGTGGCGGGCGGCGGCAGGCAGGTCGTGGCGAGCTTCCACGGCCGGGACCTCGCACTGAGCGCACCGGACTTCGACACCATGCGCCTTGCCTACGCGATCACCACCCACAAGTCCCAGGGCTCGGAGTACCAGGGGGTGGTGTTCGCGGTGAGCGGCTCGCACGTCAACATGCTCACCCCGCGGCTGGTCTACACCGCGATGACCCGCGCCAAGGGGCAGCTCTACATGGTGGGCGACATGAACGCGCTTCGCCGCGGGCTTGCCAATGACCGCAGCTTCCATCGCATGACAGGACTCCAGGCCCAGCTCCAGCGTGCGTTCGCCGACATCGAGCGCTGCCCGGAGATGCTCGCGGCCACCCAGGCCGCGCTGAGCGAGACTCAGACGGGCACAGCCGCAGCCGCACCGCCACGGGAAGGGGGCCGCGCCGGTCCTGCGCTAAGCGTCGATCCGTCACTGCTCGCCGAGGCAAGTGCAGCGCTCGACATCTAG
- a CDS encoding single-stranded-DNA-specific exonuclease RecJ — protein MTGIRPIAQREAKVSTRVHDNPLVDTILRNRGVERLEEVHYGLAGLLPPEQLLGMDRAVEVILRHIDAGSNIMILGDFDCDGATATATMVEGLEMLGRRPEYFVQRRELGYGLSPGVVELMIEEGHRPDLIITVDNGISSVDGAKAVKALPWGCDLVITDHHLPPKGELPPADAIVNPSQAGCPFPSKALCGCGVAFYVIAALRTRMRELGRFKDRTEPRLSRLLDLVGLATVADMVPLDRNNRILVAGALEMINAGNVRPGIRALLEVGKRSIGKIRAADFGFAVGPRLNAAGRLDSMVLGIEALLESDPERAAERALALDETNRRRREIEGEMIGDARDILADRDPDDRVIVVYNPDFHEGVVGLVASRLKERYNLPVFAFTDTSATREARVVVASESASEAERAAARAVLDEAEIKGSARSIPGLHLKHFMDRLQVENPGVLQKFGGHAGAAGCTLKHKDLERFRAAARETAEREIDPKILEGVIEVDAVNPPAETLTIETAKLLGALGPWGQGFEEPRFAGEFEVVDYRVLKEVHLKLHLRPAGGGRTLEAIAFNVVDKGELPFRGRVELVFRLDVNEWNGRESLQLMVEHLQDREYLLERAAAEPVSDEPPGPLVIEGVNRKTAKGQDPADTRPPADRAAGKKGAPGVAAVAVTTTNNNALF, from the coding sequence ATGACGGGAATCCGACCCATTGCGCAGCGCGAGGCCAAGGTTTCGACGCGCGTCCATGACAACCCGCTGGTTGACACCATCCTGCGCAATCGCGGCGTCGAGCGCCTTGAGGAGGTCCACTACGGGCTTGCCGGCCTGCTGCCCCCCGAGCAGCTGCTCGGCATGGATCGCGCCGTGGAGGTGATTCTCAGGCACATCGATGCCGGTTCGAACATCATGATCCTTGGCGACTTCGACTGCGATGGCGCCACCGCCACGGCGACCATGGTGGAGGGACTGGAGATGCTCGGGCGGCGCCCGGAGTACTTCGTGCAACGCCGCGAGCTTGGCTACGGGCTCTCGCCGGGTGTCGTCGAGCTGATGATCGAGGAGGGGCATCGCCCGGATCTCATCATCACCGTCGACAACGGCATCAGCAGCGTCGATGGGGCGAAGGCGGTGAAGGCGCTGCCCTGGGGCTGTGATCTTGTCATCACCGACCACCACCTGCCGCCAAAGGGCGAGCTGCCGCCGGCGGACGCCATCGTCAACCCGAGTCAGGCCGGCTGCCCCTTCCCGAGCAAGGCGCTCTGTGGCTGCGGTGTCGCCTTCTACGTGATTGCCGCACTGCGCACCCGCATGCGCGAGCTCGGCCGTTTCAAGGACCGTACCGAGCCGCGGCTCTCGCGGCTGCTCGACCTGGTGGGGCTTGCCACCGTCGCCGACATGGTGCCGCTTGATCGCAACAACCGCATCCTGGTCGCCGGCGCGCTTGAGATGATCAACGCCGGCAATGTCCGCCCGGGCATCCGGGCGCTGCTCGAGGTCGGCAAGCGGAGTATCGGCAAGATCCGCGCCGCGGACTTCGGCTTTGCCGTTGGCCCCAGACTCAATGCAGCCGGGCGTCTTGACAGCATGGTGCTTGGCATCGAGGCGCTGCTCGAGAGTGATCCGGAGCGCGCCGCCGAGCGCGCCCTTGCCCTCGATGAGACCAATCGCCGGCGCCGCGAGATCGAGGGGGAGATGATTGGTGACGCCCGCGACATCCTCGCCGACAGGGACCCGGATGACCGGGTGATCGTTGTCTACAATCCCGATTTTCACGAGGGCGTGGTGGGGCTTGTCGCCTCGCGCCTGAAGGAGCGCTACAACCTGCCGGTCTTCGCCTTCACCGATACCAGCGCGACCCGCGAGGCGCGTGTCGTGGTGGCAAGCGAGAGCGCGAGCGAGGCCGAGCGCGCGGCGGCAAGGGCCGTGCTCGATGAGGCCGAGATCAAGGGTTCGGCGCGCTCCATCCCAGGCCTCCACCTCAAGCACTTCATGGACCGCCTGCAGGTGGAAAACCCGGGCGTGTTGCAGAAATTCGGCGGCCACGCCGGTGCGGCCGGCTGCACGCTGAAGCACAAGGACCTGGAGCGCTTCCGCGCGGCCGCACGCGAGACCGCGGAGCGCGAGATCGACCCGAAGATCCTCGAGGGGGTGATCGAGGTCGACGCCGTGAACCCGCCGGCGGAGACCCTGACCATCGAGACTGCAAAACTGCTCGGCGCACTCGGCCCCTGGGGGCAGGGATTCGAGGAGCCGCGCTTTGCCGGTGAGTTCGAGGTGGTGGACTATCGGGTGCTGAAGGAGGTTCACCTGAAACTCCACCTGCGTCCCGCTGGCGGTGGTCGCACGCTCGAGGCGATCGCCTTCAACGTGGTCGACAAGGGGGAGCTGCCGTTTCGTGGGCGCGTGGAGCTCGTCTTCCGTCTCGACGTCAACGAGTGGAACGGCCGCGAGAGCCTCCAGCTCATGGTCGAGCACCTGCAGGACCGTGAATACCTGCTCGAGCGCGCCGCAGCCGAGCCCGTGTCCGATGAGCCGCCCGGGCCACTGGTTATCGAGGGGGTCAACCGCAAGACCGCCAAGGGCCAGGACCCGGCGGACACCAGGCCCCCAGCCGATCGCGCTGCGGGCAAGAAAGGCGCCCCGGGCGTCGCCGCGGTGGCGGTGACCACCACCAACAACAACGCGCTCTTCTAG